A region from the Rosa rugosa chromosome 6, drRosRugo1.1, whole genome shotgun sequence genome encodes:
- the LOC133713530 gene encoding 5-oxoprolinase 1 — protein sequence MASANVNKLRFCIDRGGTFTDVYAQIPGQPDGRVLKLLSVDPSNYDDAPVEGIRRILEEFTGEKISRRSKLPTDRIEWIRMGTTVATNALLERKGESIALCVTRGFRNLLQIGNQARPNIFDLTVSKPSNLYEEVIEVDERVELIHDSEDSASASLVKGVSGEMVKVVKPLDVETLRPLLKGLLEKGISCLAVVLMHSYTYPQHEIAVERLAASMGFKHVSLSSALTPMVRAVPRGLTASVDAYLTPVIKKYLSGFMSKFDEGLGKVNVLFMQSDGGLAPESRFSGHKAVLSGPAGGVVGYSQTLFGLETEKPLIGFDMGGTSTDVSRYAGTYEQVLETQIAGAIIQAPQLDINTVAAGGGSKLKFQFGAFRVGPESVGAHPGPVCYRKGGELAVTDANLVLGYVIPDYFPSIFGPNEDQPLDIEETRKEFENLAEQINSYRKSQDSSAKDMTVEDIALGFVNVANETMCRPIRQLTEMKGHETKNHALACFGGAGPQHACAIARSLGMKEVFIHRFCGILSAYGMGLADVVEEAQEPYSAVYSLDSVQEASHREAALLNQVKQKLQEQGFRDENMKTETYLNLRYEGTDTSIMVKKRKDGECKYDLDFVELFQQEYGFKLLNRNILLSDVRVRGVGVTNILKPRALESASCSPKVEGNYKVYFENGWQETPVYKLENLGYGHVIQGPAIIMNGNSTVIVEPKCKAMITKYGNIKIEIESASSTLKVAEKVANVVQLSIFNHRFMGIAEQMGRTLQRTSISTNIKERLDFSCALFGPDGGLVANAPHVPVHLGAMSSTVRWQLNYWGENLNEGDVLVTNHPCAGGSHLPDITVITPVFDNGKLVFFVASRGHHAEIGGITPGSMPPFSKSIWEEGAAIKAFKLVEKGIFQEEGITKLLCFPSSDDLAQKIPGTRRLQDNLSDLRAQVAANQRGITLIKELIEQYGLEMVQAYMTYVQLNAEEAVREMLKSVAARVLSQSTRSGEKSSVTIEEEDYMDDGSIIHLKLTIDSVKGEANFDFSGTSPEVYGNWNAPEAVTAAAVIYCLRCLVDVDIPLNQGCLAPVKIYIPPGSFLSPSDKAAVVGGNVLTSQRITDVVLTAFQACACSQGCMNNLTFGDDTFGYYETIGGGSGAGPSWDGTSGVQCHMTNTRMTDPEIFEQRYPVLLHQFALRANSGGVGYHRGGNGLVREIEFKRPVVVSILSERRVHAPRGLKGGEDGSRGANYLITKDKRRIYLGGKNTVEVQSGEILQILTPGGGGWGSPL from the coding sequence ATGGCGAGTGCCAATGTCAACAAGCTCAGATTTTGCATTGACAGAGGGGGAACATTCACTGATGTTTATGCTCAGATCCCGGGTCAGCCTGATGGTCGTGTTCTGAAACTTTTATCGGTTGATCCATCAAACTATGATGATGCTCCAGTAGAAGGAATTCGGAGAATTCTTGAAGAATTTACGGGGGAGAAAATTTCCCGTCGTTCAAAGTTACCAACTGATAGGATAGAGTGGATAAGGATGGGTACAACTGTTGCTACAAATGCACTTTTGGAGAGGAAAGGGGAAAGCATTGCTCTTTGTGTGACTCGGGGTTTCCGGAACTTGCTGCAGATTGGTAACCAGGCTCGTCCAAATATTTTTGACCTCACTGTATCTAAACCTTCAAACCTTTATGAGGAGGTTATTGAGGTTGACGAGAGAGTTGAGCTCATTCATGATAGTGAAGATTCTGCTTCTGCATCATTAGTTAAAGGGGTTTCTGGTGAGATGGTTAAAGTTgtaaagcctcttgatgttgaaACATTAAGGCCATTACTCAAAGGTTTGTTGGAGAAGGGAATTAGCTGTTTGGCAGTTGTGTTAATGCACTCGTATACTTACCCACAACATGAAATAGCTGTTGAAAGGTTAGCAGCTAGTATGGGCTTTAAACATGTTTCCTTATCTTCAGCTTTGACACCTATGGTTCGAGCTGTTCCTCGGGGTCTAACAGCTAGTGTTGATGCATATTTGACGCCAGTAATCAAAAAGTACTTATCAGGGTTCATGTCTAAGTTCGATGAAGGGCTGGGTAAGGTTAATGTTTTGTTTATGCAATCTGATGGAGGACTTGCACCAGAAAGTCGATTTTCAGGGCACAAAGCTGTTTTGTCAGGTCCAGCTGGTGGGGTTGTGGGTTACTCTCAGACACTTTTTGGGCTTGAAACTGAGAAACCTCTTATTGGGTTTGACATGGGTGGCACGTCTACTGATGTGAGCCGTTATGCTGGGACTTATGAACAAGTTCTGGAAACTCAAATTGCTGGTGCCATCATACAAGCACCTCAACTCGACATAAATACTGTAGCTGCTGGTGGCGGATCAAAATTAAAGTTCCAATTTGGAGCTTTTCGGGTAGGACCAGAATCAGTGGGTGCACATCCAGGTCCAGTGTGTTACCGTAAAGGTGGTGAATTAGCAGTTACAGATGCAAACTTAGTCCTTGGATATGTTATTCCTGATTATTTCCCATCAATATTTGGCCCCAACGAAGATCAGCCTTTAGATATTGAGGAAACAAGAAAAGAATTTGAAAATCTTGCTGAGCAAATAAATTCCTATCGAAAGAGCCAGGATTCATCTGCAAAGGACATGACAGTGGAGGACATTGCACTGGGATTTGTGAATGTTGCCAATGAAACTATGTGCCGTCCGATAAGGCAATTAACTGAGATGAAGGGCCATGAAACAAAGAATCATGCACTTGCTTGCTTTGGAGGTGCTGGGCCTCAACATGCCTGTGCAATTGCTAGGTCGTTGGGCATGAAAGAAGTATTCATACACAGGTTTTGTGGAATCTTAAGTGCTTATGGGATGGGTTTGGCAGATGTTGTTGAAGAGGCACAGGAGCCATACTCTGCGGTTTACAGTCTGGATTCTGTCCAGGAGGCCTCTCACAGAGAAGCTGCTTTACTGAATCAAGTAAAGCAGAAGTTGCAAGAGCAAGGTTTTAGAGATGAAAACATGAAAACAGAGACATATTTGAATTTGAGATATGAAGGTACAGACACCTCAATCATGGTTAAGAAACGAAAAGACGGAGAATGTAAGTACGATCTGGACTTTGTGGAATTATTCCAGCAGGAGTACGGATTTAAATTACTGAATAGGAATATCCTATTAAGTGATGTTAGGGTTCGCGGGGTAGGAGTGACTAATATATTGAAGCCACGGGCTCTGGAATCTGCATCTTGTTCTCCTAAAGTTGAAGGTAACTACAAGGTTTATTTTGAGAATGGGTGGCAAGAAACACCTGTATACAAGCTTGAGAATCTGGGTTATGGGCATGTCATACAGGGTCCGGCAATAATTATGAATGGGAATAGTACTGTGATAGTGGAACCTAAGTGCAAAGCTATGATAACCAAATATGGTaacattaaaattgaaattgagtCTGCTTCAAGCACCCTGAAAGTAGCAGAAAAGGTTGCAAATGTTGTGCAGCTCTCAATCTTTAATCATAGATTTATGGGTATAGCCGAACAGATGGGAAGGACCCTACAGAGAACTTCTATATCAACTAACATCAAGGAACGGCTAGATTTCTCATGTGCCCTCTTTGGACCTGACGGGGGATTAGTTGCTAATGCTCCTCATGTCCCTGTGCATTTAGGAGCAATGTCTAGTACAGTTCGGTGGCAGCTCAACTATTGGGGTGAAAATTTGAATGAAGGAGATGTCTTGGTCACCAATCATCCTTGTGCCGGAGGTAGCCATCTTCCTGATATAACTGTTATTACACCTGTATTTGACAATGGAAAGCTGGTATTTTTTGTGGCAAGTAGAGGGCATCATGCAGAGATAGGAGGTATTACTCCTGGAAGCATGCCGCCATTTTCCAAGTCTATATGGGAAGAAGGGGCTGCTATAAAAGCATTTAAGCTTGTTGAAAAGGGGATTTTTCAAGAAGAAGGAATTACTAAACTTCTCTGCTTCCCCTCTTCTGATGACTTGGCACAAAAGATCCCAGGAACTCGCAGGCTTCAAGATAACTTATCAGATCTTCGGGCCCAAGTAGCTGCAAACCAGAGAGGAATTACTCTTATTAAAGAGCTTATTGAGCAGTATGGTTTGGAAATGGTTCAGGCTTACATGACCTATGTGCAGCTGAATGCAGAAGAAGCAGTGAGAGAAATGCTCAAGTCTGTCGCTGCTAGAGTTTTATCTCAGTCAACCAGGTCTGGAGAGAAGAGTTCTGTCACTATTGAAGAAGAGGATTACATGGATGATGGATCCATTATTCATCTGAAGCTTACAATTGATTCTGTTAAAGGTGAAGCAAATTTTGATTTTAGTGGAACCAGTCCTGAAGTATATGGGAATTGGAATGCTCCAGAAGCCGTAACAGCTGCAGCAGTTATATACTGTCTTCGCTGCTTGGTGGATGTTGATATACCTCTGAATCAAGGTTGTTTGGCTCCTGTGAAAATCTATATTCCACCTGGCTCATTCCTCTCTCCAAGTGATAAGGCTGCTGTGGTGGGTGGTAACGTTCTCACTTCTCAGAGAATTACTGATGTTGTACTCACTGCATTTCAGGCTTGTGCTTGTTCACAGGGTTGTATGAATAATCTCACTTTTGGGGATGACACATTTGGTTATTATGAAACGATTGGAGGTGGGAGTGGAGCTGGTCCATCCTGGGATGGGACCAGTGGAGTCCA